From Phycisphaerae bacterium:
CCATCCTCTTCGTCGGCATGATCGGTTTTGCCGGCCTGCTGATCCTGGCCTACCTCTACGCCTGGCTGAAGGGAGCGTTCCGGTGGCCCTAGACCCGAATTTCACCCAATCCCAATGC
This genomic window contains:
- a CDS encoding potassium transporter Kef, whose translation is ILFVGMIGFAGLLILAYLYAWLKGAFRWP